tacacctttcagccgaatccactaatgtgaaggggtgtctacatacttttgcacatataatgTAGCTGAGTAGGCAGTTGTTAAGGTCAGGATTGCCAGCTGCAAACTCCTATAGCACCAGAACAGTCTGAGCTGCAATGACACACTCCCCTTTCCTCATTCTAACCCCTCGctgtccccttccccctctccattCCTTTACCTTCTGCCCTGTTACCCTTTAATCCCACATTTAACATATAGCCATCCACTCCTCCAGcagccctctcttcctccttccatccctGTCAGCCCGCTCACCTGGGAAAAGTACTCCTCAGAGATGCGTCCGGCCCATTCTATGcagagctccagaggtctacAGGGGTTGGCCACATCAGCACACTTTATCATCATCCTCTTGATCAGCAGCCGGTTCTCTGGGCTGTTCCTGATACTGGCTGGGCCCTCGCTGTCACTGCCTTCACTCTgttacagagaaacacacacacacaaggtcaaagacacacacacacacacgtttcgaTGCACACACAAtcagtcagaaacacacacacacacacacacacacacacacacacacacacacacacacacacacacacacaccacacacacacacacacacacacacacacacacacacacaacacacacacacacacacacacacacacacacacacacacacacacacacacagcggccaGACAGGCTGCTGCCCACGAGGCCAATGATTGCAAATCTCAGATAGGGGCTTCAAACTGgagtcacatgctctgaatagaGTATTTTCCACTAGAACTCTCCATTGTTGAATGTCAAAATATTTAGCCTTTTATTCCTATTTTCTCATTAATGCTcattgaatatactgtatttaagaACTAAAACTGTTTCTATCTCTTCTGTTCCCACTCAATTGGCTAATGTTAACAACCATCTTTATTATGTAATAATAAACTACACATGCACATGgacgctagcacacacacacaaacacacacacacatatacatatacacagacaAGGTGCTGTGTCTTACATTTGAACTGGACTCCTCGATGGCAGCCATTGGTTTGTTGATGCTGTTGGCAAACTTGTTGACGTGTTCAAAATGACGGGTCATCTCTGTAGCCAGCACCATGTCTATGATTGCCTGCCTCAACGTCCTGAACTGAGTCCTAatataaacacacagagaggaactTACAGGACCAGGATAGTCAACTGTCCTCACTGTTTTCCAAGAAGTTCTAGGTCCATAAAAACCTAGAAGTTAATCACGTCACATGATATGTTCCAGGGTAATAACCCAACATGATCCATATCTGTCGCCAGTAGTTATGTGGTCTCTCTGATGGCTTAGAGGAAGGCATGTTAATTCATTATTTTAACAAGCACACCAGATCGGTCTgtgcacaaacagacctgggaccaggctagcaagCACTCAAAGCTCCAGGTGGAAACCATTATTTTCTCTCCTAGACTCTCTCCTGACTGTACCTGTCGATGTTTTTGAAGATGTTGCTCTTGATATCCCTGACGGTGAGTTGGAATGCGAGGGCGGCATGGTGACTCTCCAACACTGCAGTGTCGTTATACAGGATGGCCAGCTCACTTCCTGCATTACACAGGAAGCTGTTGGTCCTCCCTGGGTGGTCCACATCATGGACCGTCGCCGCGATCAGTGCAGCCACCTCGTCCAGCTGGTCCAGACTGCCCTGAGAACACGACACAACCAGGAAGTAGTGTTAGTAAACTAAAACTCCCATGAGCCCCGGGGGACATATAGCAATCAGGAAGTGACATCAGTGTCAAACTTCCACAGAAGCACAGATAATAGAAAAAATGTAGTAGGGAGCTCAGTTTTTCCTACCACTTTTACAATCTACGGTTTCTCTTAATAGAAAATCATATGCACCTATGAATCAGTGATGGGACTGAGACAGCAAAATACTTTTGGGAGTTAGACTTTTAGaccagttttttgttgttgaaattgtgCATAAAATATAAATACTGcctagtctctctctgtcacgacttccgctgaagtcggctcctctccttgttcgggcggcgttcggcggtcaacgtcaccggctttctagccatcgccagtCCATTTtctcattgttccatttgttttgtcttgttccctgcacattTGGTTtgcattccctaatcacactgcatgtatttattcctctgttccccccccatgtctttgtgtgaaattgttttgttacgtgtttagtGTGATGCGCCAGACTGGTTTTTCCACCGGGTATCGTATTTTGACCCGTTGTATGTATTTGTCATAGTGTTTTCGCGCTTATTGACTTTTACCTGTGGCTGGAGGATTTTGGACGCAGTTGCGTCTGTCTTTTGTGCTGTTGCCAAATAAAAgtgcgcctgatcacaactcactgctctcctgcacctgattTCGTACCAGTAGCGCACAACTTGGACACTCTCAgcataacctcatactcaacaaATGAATAATACCAAATAATGCACGCCATGCAAGcacaagtaataataataatcactagcAAATGTTCACTTTATGACAAGGAGAGGAGATATTTATTGGAGGGGAGAAgctgggagaaaagagagggaaagtaTGAGGATCTCAATGCCCTCAAGGCAAAACACTTATTGACTGAGTCAAATATGAGAACAAGACCGAAGCTATAAAAACATCCCCATTCCAACTCTCACTGGTCACTGACATACATTCACCTCCTGCCAAGCAAAGAAAACtgatactctactctactctactcgcacacacacacacacacacacacacacacacacacacacgaagtgGAAGGGTACTGCTTGAGGAAGTAGAAGGTACTGCTAATAGTGGAAGCGTATTGCTGAGAAAGTAGAAGGGTACTACTGAGAAGTGGAAGGGGTACTGCTGAGAAGATGGAAGGTACTTGCTGAGAAGTAGAAGGGTACTGCTGAGAATGTGGAAGGGTACTTGCTGAGAAGTGGAAGGTACTGCTGAGAATAGAAGGTACTACGAGAGTGGAAAGGGTACCTCTGAGGAAGTTGGAAGGTACTGCTGAAAGTGGAAGGGTATGCTGAGAAGTGGAAAGGGTACTGCTGAGAAGAAGTAGAAAGGGTACTGCTTGAGAAGTGGAAGGGTACGctgagagaggtggaagaggtaCTGCTGAAAGTGGAGGGTACTGCTGAGAAGTAGGAAGGGTACTGTAGGAAGTAGAGTACGCTGAGATACTTGAGAAGGGTAGGTCTGCTTGAGGAAGTGGAAGGTACTGCTGAGAAGTAGAAGGGTACTCTACTGAGAGTGGAACAGGTGTACTGCTGAGAAGTAGAAGGGTACTGCTTGAGAAGGGAAGGGTACTGCTGAGAAGTAGAAGGGTACTGCTGAGAAGTAGAAGGGTTACTGCTGAGAAGTGGAAGGGTACTGCTGAGAGTTGGAAGGGGTACTGCTAGAAAGTGGAAGGGTACTACTGAGAAGTGGAAGGGTACTGCTGGAAGTGGAAGGGTACTGCTGAGAAAGTAGAATGGTACTGCTGAAGAAGTGGAAAGGGTACTGCTGAAAGAGTAGAAGGGGTACTGCTGAGAAGTGGAAGGTGTCTGTTCGCTGAGAAAATGGAAGGGTACTGCTGAGAAGTTAGAAGGGTACTGCTGAGACAGTGGAAGGGTAACTGCTGAGAAGTGGAAGGAGTACTGCTAGAATAGTAGAAGGGTACTGCTGAGAAGTGCTGAATACATTGTCCTCAGTGCACGCCCCTCCAAACTTAATTGTATTGTGTACTATGCTTTGTAAGACAACAGTGtagctaacagtgaaatgcttcactCCTTCCTGATAGTCTGTAGACGcagcatgtgtttttttttttagtagACTGAGAGGCTGAGCCTGAAGGAGTTTAGCGAGAACAGGATTCTGAAACTCCACTTGTCAAGGCTACCTACCTTCTGACCATGATAGAATTAGGAAATTTAAAGTTATTTAAATGATCTCTAGTGTATctcacactctaaccacaaggacCAGTGTTTGCAGTCCGCAAGAAAGAGCAAATAGTAGTGTTGCTGCAGACTTCTCACATGCTTGTTCCTAACTGAAGTGTATAGCTTTCACATGCTGCTCTAAGCTGAAGTGTATAGACTTTCACATGACTGTTTCCTAACTGAAGTGTACAGAACTTCCATGCTGCTTCTAAGCTAAAGGTGTATAGACTTTCACATGCCGTTCCTAACTAAGTGTATTAGACTTCACATGCTGTTCCTACTAAAGTGTATAGACTTTAACATGCTGTCCTAACTGAAGTGTAAGACTTCCAACATGCTGTTCCTAATTGGAAGTGTATAGACTTTCCACATGCTGTTTCCTAACTAAAGGTATAGACTTTCACATGCTGTTCCTAAACTGAAGTGTAGAGACTTCACCAATGCTGTTCCTAACTAAAGTGTATAGACTTTCACATGGCTGTTTCCTAACTGAAGTTGTATAGACTTTCACCATGCTGTTCCTAACTAAGTGTATAGACTTTCACATCCTGTTCCTAAACTAAAGTGTATAGACTTTCACCATGCTTTCTCTAACTGAAAGTTGTATAGACTTTCACATTGCTGTTCCTAATAAAGTTGTATAGACTTTCACATGCTGTTCCTAAGTAAAGTGTATAGACTTTCACATGCTGTTCCTACTGAAGTGTAATAGACTTTCACATCTGTTTACAGATGTTCCATCGTAACTAAGTGTATAGACTTTCACATGCTGTTCCTAACTGAAGTGTATAGACTTTCATTACTGCTGTTCCTAACATGAAGTGTATAGACTTTCACATATGCTGGTTCCTAACTAAAGTGTATAGACTTTCCACCATGCTGTTCCTAACGAAAGGTATAGACTTCACATGCTGTTCCTAACTGAAGTGGTATAGACTTCCACATTGTTTCCAACTAATCGTGTATAGACTTTCCATGCTGTTTCCTAAACTGAGTGTATCACTCACATGCTGTTCCTAACTAATGTATAGACCTCCACATGCTGTCCTAACTAAAGTGTATAGACTTCCACATCTGTTCCTAACTAAAGTGTATAGACCTTCCCACATGCTGTTCCGTAACTAAAGGTGTATAGCACCGTCCTACATTTACCTGCCATTGCGTT
The sequence above is a segment of the Salvelinus sp. IW2-2015 unplaced genomic scaffold, ASM291031v2 Un_scaffold2992, whole genome shotgun sequence genome. Coding sequences within it:
- the LOC112075120 gene encoding high affinity cAMP-specific and IBMX-insensitive 3',5'-cyclic phosphodiesterase 8B-like — translated: MARKPGSLDQLDEVAALIAATVHDVDHPGRTNSFLCNAGSELAILYNDTAVLESHHAALAFQLTVRDIKSNIFKNIDRTQFRTLRQAIIDMVLATEMTRHFEHVNKFANSINKPMAAIEESSSNSEGSDSEGPASIRNSPENRLLIKRMMIKCADVANPCRPLELCIEWAGRISEEYFSQTDEEKREALPVVMPVFDRNTCSIPKSQISFIDYFITDMFDAWDAFASLPGLMEHLSENYKYWKGLDDMKCKSLRPPSPP